The Myxococcaceae bacterium JPH2 nucleotide sequence CGCTCGTGTGGGCTGCCATCGTGGAGCGTGAGGATGTGCCCCGCGCTCGTTCTCGCCGCGAGCGCGCGTGCTCGGCGCGCCGTGAAGGCCCATGCGCCATCCCGAGCCGCATGCGTCCACGTCACCACCGTCAGCCCGGCCTGACGCGCGGCCTGGTGCACCGCGGGGTTCCGAACGCCCACGGCGGGCCGGTAGTACCGCGGGCGCTCACCCGTGACGGTGAAGAGGGACTCCTGGCAGCGCCGCAGGTCCTCTTCCAGGCGTGATGCGACGAAGAGGTCCGCGCCGGTCCCATGCCGCCACGTGTGATTGGCGAGCTGATGTCCCGCGCCGTGCAGTGCCCGCGCGAGCCCGGAATGCCGCTCCACCTCGCGACCGATGCAGAAGAACGTGGCCTGCGCGCCATGCCGGTGGAGGATGTCCGCGATGCGCTCCGTGTAGTGCGGATGGGGGCCATCATCGAACGTGAGCGCCACCACGGGACGAGTCGAGGGGCCGCGCCAGATGCCCGGTCCGAAGAGCATCACGCGCGGATGGAAAACCCCTGCCGCCATGCCGGCCAGCACCCCTCCGCCCGCGACGAGCGCAGTGGCCACTCCGAGCAGCGGCTCACCCAGCGACACGCCGCACCCGCGTCAGCGACTGCCCACCTCCGAGCGCGAGACCATGATGCACGCACTCGCCCGGGGCCTCCAACCGCAGCACCGCGGCCACCAGGCGAAGCAGCCCCGCCGAGGGGTGGAAGCCCAGATGCGGCGTGTCCACCCATCGTGACCCGACAGGCACCCCGTCCCCCAGCGCTGAATCTTCCGCGTCGTGGACCTCGCCATTCGGCGCGGACAGCGAGACGGAGGCGCCCGCGGACGCTCGCGACAGTCCCTCGCGAAGCAATGGAGACATGCGCTCGGGGCGCGCGAAGCGCAGCGGCGCAGTGGGATGCGCGGTCAGCACGCACTCTTCGATGGTGAGTGGCCCGGACTCCGCGCCCAGCAGCAGTGCGGCGGCACCTTCACCGGGCTCCAGTCGGATTCGCGGCGACACGTCGGGAGACTCGGCATGCACGCCGAAGGCGCGGTAGGCGTTGTCCAGCGCGGGGATGCGCTCGTCGGCGGCGACCACGAGCGCATGCCGTGCACGCTTCGTCGCGAGCAAGTCGAGCGCCACCTTCACGGCCGTCTCACCCGACACCTCGCGCGCGGACACCGTGAGCGACGGGCCACGCAGTCCCAGCGCGATGGACAGTTGCCCTGCGGGCGAGTGGTGCACGGACTGATGAAACGCGGTGGGGCTGCCGAACTCGGCGCCTCGGGTGGCCATGCCCTCCAGGAAGTCCACCGTCGCCGTCAGTCCGCCGTAGCCAGTGCCGAAGACGAGCGCGAGCGAGTCCCGGTCCACCCCCTGAGGCAACGCCTGCCGCGCCACCGCGAGCGCCATCCGCTCCAGCCGAGGAAGCCGCCGAGTCTTCGCATCGCCGCCATCCGGAATGGACTCCACGCGAGCGGGCGCACCAGGAGGCGACGACAGCACGCGCAGGAACGAAGCGCAGTCCGTCGCGCCCGGAGCCACGACCCCCACGCCCAGAATGGCAGCGCTCATGACTCGGACCTCGTGAGCACCAAGGCGGCGTTGTTGCCGCCGAAGCCGAACGAGTTGGAGAGCGCCACGCGCAGCGGCGCATCGACTCCACCGCGCGGCACATGGCGCACGCGCAACTCGGGGTCCGGCTCCACGAGCCCCACCGTCTCCGGCGCGTGACCTGACTGCATCGCCAACAGGCAGAACACCGCTTCGATGGCTCCAGCCGCGCCGAGCGTGTGCCCGGTGGTGCCCTTCGTCGAACTCGTCAGCGGGCCCTCTCCGGCGAACACCGCGTTGAGCGCGAGTGCCTCGGCTTTGTCATTCGCGGGCGTGGCCGTCCCGTGCGCGTTGACGTAGTCCACCTGTGCAGCGGACAGCCCCGCGTCCGCGAGCGCGGCCTGCATGGCGGCGATGGCACCTCGACCCTCGGGATGCGGCGCGGTGATGTGCCACGCGTCCGCGGAACACCCCCACCCCGCCACGTATCCGAGGATGGGCGCCCCACGCGCTCGCGCGCGCGACTCGTGCTCCAGGAAGAGGAAGGCCGCGCCCTCGCCCAGCGACAGCCCCTGGCGATTGCGCCCGAAGGGACGGCACGCATCACTCGCCAGCAACTTGAGGGAGTGGAAGCCCGCGTACGTCAGCCTGCACAGTGAGTCCACCCCACCCACCAGCGCCCAGGGCGCGCCCTGCTCCACCCGCGACGCGCCGTAGCCCACTGCGTTCGCACTCGAGGAACACGCCGTGGAGAAGGTGTGGCGCTCGGCGCTCACATCGAGCTTCGACGCGAGCAGGTCCGCCACCGTCCCCGCCGCGTGGTGCCGCAGCAGCTCGCGATCCGCCGCGCCCTCCTGCCCGCGATGCGTGAGGTAGTGCTGCTCGGACTCCAGGATGCCCCCCGTGGTGGTGCCCAGGGCCAGGACGCCCGAGCCCGAGAAATCGGCTCCCGCGAGCGCTTGCCTCGCGGCGATCATCGCGAGGTCGATGCTACGTGGCCCTCGCTCCCGTTCGAGCGCGGCGCCCTCCACCTCGCCCACCGGCAGCGCCGGCAGGCCCGCGAGGCTGAACAGTCCGAGGGGCCGCAGACCCGAGCGGCCCGCGCGCAGCGCCTCCTGGTGGACCCGGGCTCCCGAGCCCAGCGCCGAGACGATGCCCACCCCGGTGATGGCCACCCCGCGCATGGTGTCAGCGTCTCGCGGACGTCACGAACGCGGCGAGCGTCGCGACCGACTCGAAGTGCTGCCGCGCCGAGCCGTCGTTCTCGAAGCGGACCTTGAACGTGTACTCGATGGCGGACAGCAGCTCGAGCGCGCTGAGCGAGTCGAGCCCCAGCGTGCTCTCGGGCGAGAAGAGGTGCTCCTCGTCGCCGATCTGCTCGGGCTTCACGCCCTCGATGCGGAGCGTGGTGACGATGAGTTCCTTGAGCTGCTGTCGGAGTTGGGGCTGGGAGTCCTGCATCGGCTCTTTCTCTGGAAGGGGCGCGGCGACGGGCGCGCGCGACTAGCTCAGTCCACCGTCGATGGAGAAGCACTGCCCGGTGATGTAGCTGGCCTCGTCCGCGCACAGCATTCGGACCATGCCCGCCACCTCCTCGGGAGTCCCCATCCGCTGCAACGGCGTGCGGCGCACCAGCTTCTCCACCTGCTCCGGGGAGAGGTGGGCCGTCATCTCGGTCTTCACGAGGCCCGGCGACACGGCATTGACGGTGATGCTCATGCGCGCGACCTCGCGCGCCAGCGTCCGCGTCAACCCCAGCACACCGGCCTTGGCCGCGGCGTAGGCGGCCTGTCCCTCGTTGCCGAGCAGCGCGGCGGGGGACGCGAAGTTCACGATGCGCCCGAAGCGCCGTCGCGCCATGGGCTTCACGGCCTGCTGGCACATGAGGAAGGTGGAGCGCAGGTTCGCGGACAGCACCGCGTCGAAGTCCGCCACGCTCAGGAACGCGAGCGGCGCGTCGCGAGACATGCCCGCCGCGTTGACCAGACAGTCCGGCTCGCAGTCGCCGTCCGCCAGCCGCGTGAAGAGCGCGGACACCTCGGCGGGCGCGGACACATCCACCTTCTCGAACGAGACGGGCAGCGAGGCCTCGGCGAACAGCTGCGCGCACGCATCGCGGCCCGCATCGTCGCCTTTGTAGACACACGTGACGCGCCACCCCTCGCGTGCGAGCCGCAGCGCTACGGCGCGGCCAATGCCCTTGGTGCCACCAGTGACGAGCGCGTTGCGAGAAGGGACCGACATGAGTCTGGTGGGAGAGGCGAGGGTTGAGACGGAATCCTTACCACCCCGCTTCGAGGTTTGTCATGGCCCCCTGGGGAGCGACGGGACGACCTGGAGTCTGGCCCAGGTGCCCTCGGGGGAGGAGCCGACCACCGCCTGGGCCCCTCCCTGCTCGCGCGCCCGAACCACGGCCCGAGCCATGTCCAGCAGGGAGTCCGTACCGGTCGACTCCGCCTCGCCAAAGCCCAGGGCCCATCCCTCGACCCGAGGCCAAGGTGAGCCCACGTCCACGGCCTCCAGCAGGAACAGCGCGACCGATTCATGGCCCGAGCCCAGCCCTGCCCCCCGCTCGCCCACGCGAGCCAGCTCAACCCCGCCGCACAGACACGCACGCGCGCGACCCGAAGCAATGCGCGCGGCCGCCCGAGCCACCGCCGACAAGCCGCTCGTCGTGCCCGCCGTCACGGTCGTCAGCGCGCCGCGAAGCCCGAGCGCCAGAGCGACCTCCGCGGGGCCCGCCGTGGGCAGCGTGTAGACGAACGTCGACGGTGAACCGAACGCGACCCCGCGCTGACTCAGCCCCTCGACGAACTCCAGGTCCGCCGAGGCGCTCCCCGCCACAGTGCCCAACGACAACTCCACCGCATCCCGAGGGACGAGCGGCATCGCCGGAGGAGCCAGTCGCTCGCGCTCGACCAGGAGCCGATGCGCCAATCGCACAAGTGAAACCGCATGGGGATGCGGGCGCCGCGCACGCGGATGTACCTGCGCCAACACCGGTCCATCGGGCCACGCGGCCAGAGGTGAGTTCGGGGCTCCGGCCTCAGGAGTCGTGTCGATGAACACGCCCGCGGGAGTCCACACCGCGAAGGCGCTGACAGCCACGGGGATGCTCACGGCGCCACCTCCGCACGGTGCGCCATGCCCGGCAGAGCCCCCGCCGCGAAGCCATCGCCAGCTTCAGAACCACTCACGACGCAACTCCCCGTCGGCCCTCGCCAGCTGCCAGCGCCCAGGCCGAGAAGCCACTCGGCTCCGCTGCGACACGCCCCTCGGTCCTCGACTCCCAGCAGCCCCCGCGCCGCGAAGGCACTGGCACCCGCTGCGACCCTCATGGCGCCACCGCGCTTCTGCGCAACACCACCGCCGCGTTGATGCCTCCAAAGCCCGCGTTCGCGACTAGGGCCACCGAGCCACCGCCGTCTCTCGCGCGGCCCTCGACCGCGGGTACTCGCGCCGCGGGGTCCACACGCGTCAGGTTCGCGATGGGTGGCAGCACGCCCCGCTGGAGCGTCAGCGCGCACACCGCGACATCCAACACACCCGCCGCGCCGAGCGTGTGCCCGATGGATCCCTTGATGCCGCAGACCGGCACCTCGCGGCCGCCGAACAACACCGCGTGCGCCGCCGCCTCCATCCGGTCGTTGTGCAGCGTCGCGGTGCCGTGCGCGTGGTATCGCCCCACCTCCTCCACGCCCAGCCCCGCCCTTCCGAGCGCACGCCGGCACGCGACCGAGAGCCCCGTGCCCGAGGGGTCCGGCGCCGTCTGATCAAACCCATCCGTGCTACCGCCGAAGCCTTCGAGCACGGCGATGACCTCACGCCCCGCCGCCCGCGCGTGCGCCACGGACTCCAACACCAGAACGCCCGCGCCCTCGCCCAACGACAGCCCCGAGCGCGCCGCATCGAAGGGCATCGCGGGACTGGCGGACAGGGCCTTCAGCGCGTGGAAGCCGCGATACACGAAGGCATGGAGCGCCTCGGTGCCACCCACGATGACCTC carries:
- a CDS encoding polysaccharide deacetylase family protein, which codes for MSLGEPLLGVATALVAGGGVLAGMAAGVFHPRVMLFGPGIWRGPSTRPVVALTFDDGPHPHYTERIADILHRHGAQATFFCIGREVERHSGLARALHGAGHQLANHTWRHGTGADLFVASRLEEDLRRCQESLFTVTGERPRYYRPAVGVRNPAVHQAARQAGLTVVTWTHAARDGAWAFTARRARALAARTSAGHILTLHDGSPHERSELREQTVENLPLLLTELRARGLGTVTLRELLAG
- a CDS encoding beta-ketoacyl synthase chain length factor, which gives rise to MSAAILGVGVVAPGATDCASFLRVLSSPPGAPARVESIPDGGDAKTRRLPRLERMALAVARQALPQGVDRDSLALVFGTGYGGLTATVDFLEGMATRGAEFGSPTAFHQSVHHSPAGQLSIALGLRGPSLTVSAREVSGETAVKVALDLLATKRARHALVVAADERIPALDNAYRAFGVHAESPDVSPRIRLEPGEGAAALLLGAESGPLTIEECVLTAHPTAPLRFARPERMSPLLREGLSRASAGASVSLSAPNGEVHDAEDSALGDGVPVGSRWVDTPHLGFHPSAGLLRLVAAVLRLEAPGECVHHGLALGGGQSLTRVRRVAG
- a CDS encoding beta-ketoacyl-[acyl-carrier-protein] synthase family protein; its protein translation is MRGVAITGVGIVSALGSGARVHQEALRAGRSGLRPLGLFSLAGLPALPVGEVEGAALERERGPRSIDLAMIAARQALAGADFSGSGVLALGTTTGGILESEQHYLTHRGQEGAADRELLRHHAAGTVADLLASKLDVSAERHTFSTACSSSANAVGYGASRVEQGAPWALVGGVDSLCRLTYAGFHSLKLLASDACRPFGRNRQGLSLGEGAAFLFLEHESRARARGAPILGYVAGWGCSADAWHITAPHPEGRGAIAAMQAALADAGLSAAQVDYVNAHGTATPANDKAEALALNAVFAGEGPLTSSTKGTTGHTLGAAGAIEAVFCLLAMQSGHAPETVGLVEPDPELRVRHVPRGGVDAPLRVALSNSFGFGGNNAALVLTRSES
- a CDS encoding acyl carrier protein; its protein translation is MQDSQPQLRQQLKELIVTTLRIEGVKPEQIGDEEHLFSPESTLGLDSLSALELLSAIEYTFKVRFENDGSARQHFESVATLAAFVTSARR
- the fabG gene encoding 3-oxoacyl-ACP reductase FabG, which translates into the protein MSVPSRNALVTGGTKGIGRAVALRLAREGWRVTCVYKGDDAGRDACAQLFAEASLPVSFEKVDVSAPAEVSALFTRLADGDCEPDCLVNAAGMSRDAPLAFLSVADFDAVLSANLRSTFLMCQQAVKPMARRRFGRIVNFASPAALLGNEGQAAYAAAKAGVLGLTRTLAREVARMSITVNAVSPGLVKTEMTAHLSPEQVEKLVRRTPLQRMGTPEEVAGMVRMLCADEASYITGQCFSIDGGLS